One window from the genome of Acuticoccus sp. I52.16.1 encodes:
- the pstC gene encoding phosphate ABC transporter permease subunit PstC produces MNTFIIIAIVLVVLSFVYTWGAGASRRIAAQTGQRLHSRPPYYGLYLVLWCAIPAVIIFIVYTLLAPQIQTAVIHSYFPQEVLQDEQALVTQTHQVESIVGGFGMFGEPAPYQAQAVAAVRTFKWIGHLSLVALIAVAAFAGTLVARRRISPYFRARNRVETAIEMLLIVCSGIAILTTVGIVLSVLGEAVRFFTYVNPLDFFFGTSWNPRFSTTGSGGQGDFGLLPLLWGTIMITIIAMCVAVPIGLMAAVYLSEYAGPKFRFVAKPLLEILAGIPTIVYGIFAAFTVGPFLAEVGGMIGLSINATSAFTAGVVMGIMIIPFVSSLSDDIISQVPQAMRDGSYGLGATHSETIRRVILPAALPGIVGAFLLAVSRAIGETMIVVLAAGNSPVLTANPFEAVSTVTVTIVNQLTGDTDFASPQSLVAFALGLTLFVITLCLNVVAIYIVRKYREQYE; encoded by the coding sequence GTGAACACATTCATCATCATCGCGATCGTTCTGGTCGTGCTCAGCTTCGTCTACACGTGGGGAGCCGGCGCCAGCCGCCGGATCGCCGCGCAGACCGGTCAGCGATTGCACTCGCGTCCACCTTATTACGGCCTCTACCTCGTCCTGTGGTGCGCCATCCCGGCGGTGATCATCTTCATCGTCTACACCCTTCTGGCGCCGCAGATTCAGACGGCCGTGATCCACTCCTACTTCCCGCAGGAGGTGCTGCAGGACGAGCAGGCGCTGGTCACGCAGACCCACCAGGTCGAGAGCATCGTCGGCGGCTTCGGCATGTTCGGCGAGCCGGCGCCCTACCAGGCGCAGGCCGTCGCCGCGGTACGCACCTTCAAGTGGATCGGCCACCTGTCGCTGGTCGCGCTGATCGCGGTCGCGGCCTTCGCCGGCACGCTGGTCGCGCGTCGCAGGATCTCCCCTTATTTCCGCGCCCGCAATCGGGTCGAGACGGCGATCGAGATGCTGCTCATCGTCTGCTCGGGCATCGCCATCCTGACGACGGTGGGCATCGTCCTGTCGGTTCTGGGCGAGGCCGTGCGCTTCTTCACCTACGTCAACCCGCTGGACTTCTTCTTCGGCACCAGCTGGAACCCGCGCTTCTCGACGACCGGCTCCGGCGGTCAGGGCGACTTCGGTCTGCTCCCGCTGCTGTGGGGCACGATCATGATCACCATCATCGCGATGTGCGTCGCGGTGCCGATCGGCCTGATGGCGGCGGTCTACCTCTCCGAATATGCCGGCCCGAAGTTCCGCTTCGTCGCCAAGCCGCTGCTGGAAATCCTCGCCGGCATTCCGACCATCGTCTACGGCATCTTCGCCGCCTTCACGGTGGGCCCCTTCCTCGCCGAGGTCGGCGGCATGATCGGCCTCAGCATCAACGCGACTTCGGCCTTCACCGCCGGCGTGGTGATGGGGATCATGATCATCCCGTTCGTGTCCTCGCTGTCGGACGACATCATCAGCCAGGTGCCGCAGGCGATGCGCGACGGCTCCTACGGCCTCGGCGCGACGCACTCCGAGACGATCCGCCGGGTAATCCTGCCGGCGGCGCTGCCGGGCATCGTCGGCGCCTTCCTGCTGGCGGTGTCGCGCGCGATCGGCGAGACGATGATCGTCGTGCTGGCGGCGGGCAACTCGCCGGTGCTGACCGCCAACCCCTTCGAGGCGGTGTCGACCGTGACGGTCACCATCGTCAACCAGCTCACCGGCGATACCGACTTCGCCTCGCCGCAGTCGCTGGTGGCCTTCGCGCTGGGCCTCACGCTGTTCGTCATCACGCTGTGTCTCAACGTGGTGGCCATCTACATCGTCCGGAAATATCGCGAGCAATACGAGTAG
- the pstA gene encoding phosphate ABC transporter permease PstA, with protein MATTATTPGGIAQGKSNRDLVAAKLGQRHRAEATFKAVGLGAILIGISLVGILFGSILYKGVPAFWQATLHLELTFDPEVIDIDPRPTQQPGQSAADFHKELIAWQRALRRADWDNLIQNAIAKFIPAAGAEDMRRAAFGLVASNERVKLWEMVEANPDIIGQTVPVALVASENVDVWLKGNIDRDLPQRFQQLAAEQQQWADELYEDGVIEMNFASSMFTNVDSRSSGATAGLLGAIVGSVMMMVIVMAVAVPVGVMAAIYLEEFAPKNRVTDLIEVNINNLAAVPSIVFGLLGAAVFINFLGLPLSAPLVGGLVLSLMTLPTVIIASRAALRAVPPSIRQAALGIGASPTQAMFHHTLPLAVPGMLTGAIIGVAQALGETAPLLLIGMNAFVASVPSTPLDQSSALPVQIYLWQGNENRNFFEARTSAAILVLLAVMVTLNALAILMRHRFERRW; from the coding sequence ATGGCCACGACTGCAACCACGCCCGGCGGTATCGCGCAGGGCAAGTCCAATCGCGACCTGGTGGCGGCCAAGCTGGGCCAGCGTCACCGCGCGGAGGCGACGTTCAAGGCCGTGGGCCTGGGCGCGATACTGATCGGCATCTCGCTGGTCGGCATCCTCTTCGGGTCGATCCTCTACAAGGGCGTGCCCGCCTTCTGGCAGGCGACGCTGCACCTGGAGCTGACGTTCGATCCCGAGGTCATCGACATCGACCCGCGGCCGACGCAGCAGCCCGGCCAGTCGGCGGCGGACTTCCACAAGGAGCTGATCGCCTGGCAGCGCGCCCTGCGCCGCGCGGATTGGGACAACCTGATCCAGAATGCGATCGCCAAGTTCATCCCCGCCGCCGGCGCCGAAGACATGCGCCGTGCCGCCTTCGGCCTCGTCGCCTCCAATGAGCGCGTGAAGCTTTGGGAGATGGTCGAGGCGAACCCCGACATCATCGGCCAGACGGTGCCGGTGGCGCTGGTGGCCTCCGAGAACGTCGACGTCTGGCTGAAGGGCAACATCGACCGCGACCTGCCCCAGCGCTTCCAGCAGCTCGCCGCCGAGCAGCAGCAGTGGGCGGACGAGCTCTACGAAGACGGCGTGATCGAGATGAACTTCGCCTCGTCGATGTTCACCAACGTCGATTCGCGCTCCTCCGGTGCGACGGCGGGTCTCCTCGGCGCCATCGTCGGCTCCGTGATGATGATGGTCATCGTCATGGCGGTCGCCGTCCCGGTCGGCGTGATGGCGGCGATCTACCTGGAGGAGTTCGCGCCCAAGAACCGCGTGACCGACCTCATCGAGGTGAACATCAACAACCTCGCCGCGGTGCCCTCCATCGTGTTCGGCCTGCTCGGCGCGGCGGTGTTCATCAACTTCCTGGGGTTGCCGCTGTCGGCGCCGCTGGTGGGCGGTCTCGTCCTCTCGCTGATGACGCTGCCGACGGTGATCATCGCCTCGCGCGCCGCCCTGCGCGCGGTGCCGCCGTCGATCCGCCAGGCCGCGCTCGGCATCGGCGCCTCGCCGACGCAGGCGATGTTCCACCACACCCTGCCCCTGGCGGTGCCGGGTATGCTCACCGGTGCCATCATCGGCGTCGCACAGGCCCTGGGCGAGACCGCACCGCTACTGCTGATCGGGATGAACGCCTTCGTCGCCTCGGTGCCGTCGACCCCGCTCGACCAGTCTTCCGCTCTGCCCGTTCAGATCTATCTCTGGCAGGGGAACGAGAACCGCAATTTCTTCGAAGCGCGGACCTCGGCGGCCATCCTTGTACTGCTGGCCGTCATGGTGACCCTGAACGCCCTCGCCATCCTCATGCGCCACCGCTTCGAGCGGCGCTGGTAA
- the pstB gene encoding phosphate ABC transporter ATP-binding protein PstB, whose protein sequence is MAVAEVDVKKPDLKHPETHNRFQTVRIPDPEPRPTKIEAKDVSVIYGTKEAVHGISIDIPAQAVTAFIGPSGCGKSTFLRCFNRMNDTIPGCRVLGQLNMDGEDLNDHTLDVVLLRARVGMVFQKPNPFPKSIFENIAYGPRIHGLAHKKADLDVIVERSLTRAGLWNEVKDRLQEPGTGLSGGQQQRLCIARAVAVEPEVILMDEPCSALDPIATQTVEGLIKELRQNYTIIIVTHSMSQAQRVSDRTAYFHLGDLVEEGPTKEIFENPQEPRTRDYISGVFG, encoded by the coding sequence ATGGCCGTCGCCGAAGTGGACGTGAAAAAGCCGGACCTGAAGCATCCGGAGACGCACAACCGGTTCCAGACCGTCCGGATCCCCGATCCCGAACCGCGCCCGACCAAGATCGAGGCGAAGGACGTCTCGGTGATCTACGGCACCAAGGAAGCCGTGCACGGGATCTCGATCGACATTCCGGCCCAGGCGGTGACGGCGTTCATCGGCCCGTCGGGCTGCGGCAAGTCGACGTTCCTGCGCTGCTTCAACCGCATGAACGACACCATTCCGGGCTGCCGCGTCCTCGGCCAGCTCAACATGGACGGCGAGGACCTCAACGACCACACGCTCGACGTGGTCCTGCTGCGCGCCCGCGTCGGCATGGTGTTCCAGAAGCCGAACCCGTTCCCGAAGTCGATCTTCGAGAACATCGCCTACGGCCCGCGCATCCACGGCCTGGCCCACAAGAAGGCCGACCTCGACGTCATCGTCGAGCGCTCGCTGACCCGTGCCGGCCTCTGGAACGAGGTGAAGGACCGCCTCCAGGAGCCGGGCACCGGCCTCTCGGGCGGACAGCAGCAGCGCCTGTGCATCGCCCGTGCCGTCGCGGTCGAGCCGGAAGTGATCCTGATGGACGAGCCGTGCTCGGCGCTCGACCCGATCGCGACGCAGACGGTCGAGGGGCTCATCAAGGAGCTGCGGCAGAACTACACGATCATCATCGTGACGCACTCGATGAGCCAGGCGCAACGCGTCTCGGACCGGACGGCCTACTTCCACCTCGGCGATCTCGTCGAGGAGGGGCCGACCAAGGAAATCTTCGAGAACCCGCAGGAGCCGCGGACGCGCGATTATATTTCGGGCGTGTTCGGTTAG
- the phoU gene encoding phosphate signaling complex protein PhoU, whose protein sequence is MVLTRDRDRELVSLAAEVAEMGGLAEQLVMDSVTALTRIDSQRARSVIEADQRLDAMQRSVENHAVDLIAAHRPAGKPLRELVAAMRISSDLERVGDLAKNNAKRVMAIEGRAYPPRVALGVEHMSDIALEQLKAVLDAFTSQDLSAALDVRSRDDEIDAIYTSIFRELLTYMMEDPRNITFCTHLLFCAKNIERIGDHATNIAENIHFLVTGEQPVEARAKGDSSSYLSADWAEPKNGSGGR, encoded by the coding sequence TTGGTGCTGACACGTGATCGGGACCGCGAGCTTGTCAGTCTCGCGGCCGAGGTCGCCGAAATGGGCGGTCTCGCGGAGCAGTTGGTGATGGACAGCGTCACCGCGTTGACGCGCATCGACAGTCAGCGCGCGCGTTCGGTGATCGAGGCCGATCAGCGTCTCGACGCCATGCAGCGCAGCGTCGAGAACCATGCGGTGGACCTGATCGCGGCGCACCGCCCGGCCGGCAAGCCGCTGCGCGAGCTGGTCGCGGCGATGCGCATCTCCTCCGACCTCGAGCGCGTCGGCGACCTCGCCAAGAACAACGCCAAACGGGTGATGGCGATCGAGGGGCGGGCCTACCCGCCGCGCGTCGCGCTGGGGGTCGAGCACATGTCCGACATCGCGCTCGAGCAACTGAAGGCGGTGCTCGACGCGTTCACCTCGCAGGACCTGTCCGCCGCTCTCGACGTGCGCAGCCGGGACGACGAGATCGACGCCATCTACACCTCGATCTTCCGCGAGCTGCTGACCTACATGATGGAAGATCCGCGCAACATCACGTTCTGCACGCACCTGTTGTTCTGTGCCAAGAACATCGAGCGGATCGGCGACCACGCCACCAACATCGCCGAAAACATCCACTTCCTGGTGACGGGCGAGCAGCCGGTCGAAGCGCGGGCGAAGGGCGATTCCTCGTCCTACCTCTCCGCCGACTGGGCCGAGCCCAAGAACGGTAGCGGAGGTCGCTAG
- the phoB gene encoding phosphate regulon transcriptional regulator PhoB: MIVEDEEPLTLVLRYNLEAEGYDVDCASRGDEAELRLLEGLPDLLILDWMLPGLSGIELCRRLRSRPQSENLPIIMLTARGEETERIRGLATGADDYVVKPFSTPELMARIRAILRRTKPAMVSSLLRAGDIELDRTTHRVRRSTREVHLGPTEFRLLEFLMQSPGRVFSREQLLDGVWGRDVYVDERTVDVHIGRLRKAINRGKAKDPIRTVRGAGYAFNDQFHIR, translated from the coding sequence ATGATCGTCGAGGACGAGGAGCCGCTGACCCTCGTCCTGCGCTACAACCTGGAAGCCGAGGGCTATGACGTCGACTGCGCGAGCCGCGGCGACGAGGCCGAGCTGCGCCTCCTGGAGGGGCTGCCGGACCTTCTCATCCTCGACTGGATGCTGCCGGGGCTCTCCGGCATCGAGCTGTGCCGGCGCCTGCGCTCGCGCCCGCAGTCGGAGAACCTTCCGATCATCATGCTGACGGCGCGCGGCGAGGAGACCGAGCGGATCCGCGGCCTCGCCACCGGCGCCGACGACTATGTGGTCAAGCCGTTCTCGACGCCGGAGCTGATGGCCCGCATCCGCGCCATCCTGCGCCGCACCAAGCCGGCCATGGTCTCGTCCCTGCTGCGCGCCGGCGACATCGAGCTCGACCGCACGACCCACCGCGTCCGCCGCTCGACACGCGAGGTCCACCTCGGCCCGACCGAGTTCCGCCTGCTGGAGTTCCTGATGCAGTCGCCCGGCCGCGTGTTCTCGCGCGAGCAGCTCCTCGACGGGGTGTGGGGGCGGGACGTCTACGTCGACGAGCGGACGGTGGACGTGCACATCGGCCGGCTGCGCAAGGCGATCAATCGCGGCAAGGCCAAGGATCCGATCCGCACCGTGCGCGGCGCGGGCTACGCCTTCAACGACCAGTTCCACATCCGCTGA
- a CDS encoding GcrA family cell cycle regulator, whose protein sequence is MSWTDERIEVLRKLWAEGMSASQIASSLGGVTRNAVIGKIHRLGLSGRVKAPQTRATRARSAPIVAPKPAAAPRVMAAGAVAVKVVEEPEIEEIPQTAEIVPLTEGMTLMDLSASTCRWPVGDPSDPAFRFCGARTTQGDTYCRAHAEQAFPSRRSKSS, encoded by the coding sequence ATGAGCTGGACCGACGAGCGAATCGAGGTTTTGCGAAAGCTGTGGGCCGAGGGGATGTCCGCGTCACAGATCGCCAGCTCCCTGGGCGGGGTGACCCGCAACGCCGTCATCGGCAAGATCCATCGCCTGGGCCTCTCGGGCCGGGTGAAGGCACCGCAGACGCGGGCGACGCGGGCCCGGAGTGCTCCCATCGTCGCCCCCAAGCCCGCCGCCGCGCCGCGGGTGATGGCCGCCGGCGCCGTCGCGGTGAAGGTCGTCGAGGAGCCGGAGATCGAAGAGATCCCGCAGACCGCCGAGATCGTGCCGTTGACCGAAGGCATGACCTTGATGGACCTCTCCGCCTCGACCTGCCGCTGGCCGGTGGGCGATCCGTCCGACCCCGCCTTCCGCTTCTGCGGCGCGCGCACCACGCAGGGCGACACCTACTGCCGCGCCCACGCCGAGCAGGCCTTCCCCTCCCGCCGCTCGAAGTCGAGCTGA
- a CDS encoding aspartate aminotransferase family protein has protein sequence MTTNSLFPTYNRADIAFEKGEGVWLVGTDGRRYLDMGSGIAVTSVGHAHPHLVAVLQEAATKVWHTSNLYRIPEQERLADRLTAATFAERVFFCNSGAEANEAAIKTARRYQYVSGHPERVRIVTFQGAFHGRTLGALAATGVAKYMEGFGEPAPGFDKVPLGDLDAVKAVIGPETAAIMVEPVQGEGGVQLVDREFLRALRKLCDDHGLVLIFDEIQTGVGRFGTLFAYEALGVTPDILSAAKGLGGGFPIGACLATAAVGDAMTPGTHGTTFGGTPLACAVSNAVLDVVLADGFLDEVKRKGAFLMQSLAGVVDSHPSVFETVRGEGLMVGVKCRAPAGDVALAARDAGLLVVPAGDNVVRFLPGLVATEEDLREAARRLDAAGEAVEKAKKDTAVV, from the coding sequence ATGACGACGAACAGCCTGTTCCCGACCTACAACCGCGCCGACATCGCCTTCGAGAAGGGCGAGGGCGTCTGGCTCGTGGGCACGGACGGGCGACGATATCTCGACATGGGGTCCGGCATCGCCGTGACCAGCGTCGGCCATGCCCACCCGCATCTCGTCGCCGTCCTGCAAGAGGCGGCCACGAAGGTCTGGCACACGTCCAACCTCTACCGGATCCCCGAGCAGGAGCGGCTGGCCGACCGGCTGACCGCGGCGACGTTCGCCGAGCGCGTGTTCTTCTGCAACTCCGGCGCGGAGGCCAACGAGGCCGCCATCAAGACCGCGCGGCGCTATCAATATGTGAGCGGCCACCCCGAGCGGGTGCGCATCGTCACCTTCCAGGGCGCCTTCCACGGCCGCACGCTCGGTGCGCTCGCCGCGACCGGCGTCGCCAAATATATGGAAGGCTTCGGCGAGCCCGCCCCCGGCTTCGACAAGGTGCCGCTGGGCGACCTCGATGCGGTGAAGGCCGTGATCGGTCCCGAGACGGCGGCGATCATGGTCGAGCCGGTGCAGGGCGAGGGCGGCGTGCAGCTCGTCGACCGCGAGTTCCTGCGCGCGCTGCGCAAACTGTGCGACGACCACGGCCTGGTGCTGATCTTCGACGAGATCCAGACCGGCGTCGGCCGCTTCGGCACGCTCTTCGCCTACGAGGCGCTCGGCGTGACGCCCGACATCCTGTCGGCGGCCAAGGGCCTGGGCGGCGGGTTCCCGATCGGCGCCTGCCTCGCCACCGCGGCGGTCGGTGACGCGATGACGCCCGGCACGCACGGCACCACCTTCGGCGGCACGCCGCTCGCCTGCGCCGTCTCCAACGCGGTGCTGGACGTGGTGCTCGCCGACGGCTTCCTCGACGAGGTCAAGCGCAAGGGCGCGTTCCTGATGCAGTCGCTGGCGGGCGTCGTCGATTCCCACCCGAGCGTGTTCGAGACCGTCCGCGGCGAGGGACTGATGGTCGGCGTCAAATGCCGCGCGCCGGCGGGCGACGTGGCGCTCGCCGCGCGCGATGCCGGGCTCCTGGTGGTGCCGGCCGGTGACAATGTGGTGCGCTTCCTCCCCGGCCTCGTGGCCACGGAAGAGGACCTGCGCGAGGCGGCCCGGCGGCTCGACGCCGCGGGCGAGGCCGTCGAGAAGGCGAAGAAGGATACCGCGGTCGTATGA
- the argF gene encoding ornithine carbamoyltransferase — protein MTPKHFLDIASQSPEALRAILDEGHRVKAEGRIRTDRLRGKTLAMLFERPSTRTRFSFDLAMRELGGDTIVASGSEMQLGRGESLADTATVLSRYVSAVMIRMLDHGGLTTFAESAQVPVINGLTRRSHPCQIIADLITMEERIGALDGRVLAWVGDGNNVLATLMEAAPKLGFVIKVATPPEFAPRQPLVDTARRLGATIEVGTDPHVAVRGADVVVTDSWASMGDEDEEERRHVFRPYQVNEALMEEAGPSAIFMHCLPAHRGEEVTNAVMDGPQSVVFDEAENRVHAQKAILAYVFDRLG, from the coding sequence ATGACGCCCAAGCATTTTCTGGATATCGCGTCTCAGTCTCCCGAGGCGCTGCGGGCGATTTTGGACGAAGGCCACCGGGTCAAGGCCGAGGGCCGCATCCGCACCGACCGCCTGCGCGGGAAGACGCTCGCGATGCTGTTCGAGCGGCCGTCCACCCGGACGCGCTTCTCGTTCGACCTCGCGATGCGCGAGCTGGGCGGCGACACCATCGTCGCCTCCGGCAGCGAGATGCAGCTCGGCCGCGGCGAGTCGCTGGCCGACACGGCGACCGTGCTGTCGCGCTACGTCTCGGCGGTGATGATCCGCATGCTGGACCACGGCGGGCTGACGACGTTTGCCGAGTCGGCGCAGGTGCCGGTGATCAACGGCCTGACGCGCCGCTCGCACCCGTGCCAGATCATCGCCGACCTCATCACCATGGAGGAGCGCATCGGCGCGCTCGACGGGCGCGTGCTGGCCTGGGTCGGTGATGGCAACAACGTTCTGGCGACGCTGATGGAGGCCGCGCCCAAGCTCGGCTTCGTCATCAAGGTCGCGACGCCGCCGGAGTTCGCCCCGCGCCAACCGCTGGTGGACACCGCACGCCGCCTGGGCGCCACGATCGAGGTCGGCACGGACCCGCACGTCGCCGTCCGCGGCGCGGACGTGGTGGTGACCGACTCGTGGGCCTCCATGGGCGACGAGGACGAGGAGGAGCGGCGCCACGTCTTCCGCCCCTACCAGGTGAACGAGGCGCTGATGGAGGAGGCCGGTCCGTCCGCGATCTTCATGCACTGCCTGCCCGCCCACCGCGGCGAGGAGGTCACCAACGCGGTGATGGACGGCCCGCAGTCGGTGGTGTTCGACGAGGCCGAGAACCGCGTCCACGCGCAGAAGGCGATCCTCGCCTACGTGTTCGACCGCCTCGGCTGA
- a CDS encoding MgtC/SapB family protein yields the protein MRFRGMDGLYHTLATEFGRLPGPGGVVVLLRVLGAALLCGLIGLERELSDHAAGLRTNMLVGVASAVFAVIGLSLIDQLEGDTIRIDPIRLIEAVTSGVAFLAAGLIVLSRGQVRGLTTGATVWLSGAVGLAVGIGQWMLALLGALVGLAVLIGLARLECRLGISGKKAIEEPAE from the coding sequence GTGCGTTTCCGGGGAATGGACGGGCTCTATCATACCCTCGCGACAGAGTTCGGCCGGCTTCCCGGGCCGGGCGGCGTCGTCGTCCTGCTGCGCGTTCTGGGCGCGGCGTTGCTGTGCGGGCTCATCGGGCTGGAACGCGAGCTGAGCGACCATGCCGCGGGGCTGCGCACGAACATGCTGGTGGGCGTCGCCTCGGCGGTGTTCGCCGTCATCGGCCTCAGTTTGATCGACCAGCTCGAGGGTGACACCATCCGCATCGACCCGATCCGCCTGATCGAGGCGGTGACGTCCGGCGTCGCCTTCCTGGCGGCCGGCCTCATCGTCCTGTCGCGCGGGCAGGTGCGCGGGCTCACCACCGGGGCCACCGTATGGCTCTCGGGCGCGGTGGGCCTGGCGGTCGGGATCGGCCAGTGGATGCTGGCGCTGCTGGGGGCGCTCGTCGGGCTGGCCGTATTGATCGGCCTCGCCAGACTGGAATGCAGGCTCGGCATCTCCGGCAAGAAGGCGATCGAGGAACCCGCCGAATAG
- a CDS encoding Hsp33 family molecular chaperone, whose translation MTATADDCVLPFSVEALDVRGRVARLGSSLDQILRRHDYPPAVSRLLGEAVILNVLFATALKMEGRVVLQIQSDGPVSLLVTDFTTPEGLRGYARFDAEAVAELGDSPALRDIVGEGTMALTIDPKDTVRRYQGIVEMTGDSLEEVAHRYFSQSEQIPTMVRLAVAETMERRPGEEPRRIWRGGGVTVQFLPDASERIVVRDIDPGDAPEDAAQDQRDQDDAWVEAAARTQSAQDHELVDPEISAERLLLRLFNERDVRVFDPFSLSADCHCSTDKIQTMLGQFSADDRASMVEDGAIKVTCEFCNTEYVLDPDTLQERGTAH comes from the coding sequence GTGACCGCCACTGCCGACGATTGTGTCCTTCCGTTCTCCGTCGAGGCGCTCGACGTTCGCGGCCGCGTCGCACGGCTCGGGTCCTCGCTCGACCAGATCCTGCGACGCCACGATTATCCGCCCGCCGTCTCGCGCCTGCTGGGCGAGGCGGTGATCCTCAACGTGCTCTTCGCCACCGCGCTGAAGATGGAGGGCCGCGTCGTCCTGCAGATCCAGTCGGACGGACCGGTGTCGCTCCTGGTGACCGACTTCACGACCCCCGAAGGCCTCCGCGGATATGCCCGCTTCGATGCCGAGGCGGTGGCCGAGCTGGGTGACAGCCCGGCCCTGCGCGACATCGTCGGCGAAGGCACGATGGCGCTCACCATCGACCCGAAGGACACCGTGCGCCGCTATCAGGGCATCGTCGAGATGACGGGCGACAGCCTGGAGGAGGTGGCGCACCGCTACTTCTCCCAGTCCGAGCAGATCCCGACCATGGTGCGCCTCGCCGTCGCCGAGACGATGGAGCGCCGCCCCGGCGAGGAGCCGCGGCGCATCTGGCGAGGCGGCGGTGTCACCGTGCAGTTCCTGCCCGACGCGTCCGAGCGCATCGTCGTGCGCGACATCGACCCCGGCGACGCGCCGGAGGACGCCGCGCAGGACCAGCGCGATCAGGACGACGCCTGGGTGGAGGCCGCCGCCCGCACCCAGAGCGCGCAGGACCACGAGCTGGTCGACCCGGAGATTTCCGCCGAGCGCCTCTTGCTGCGCCTGTTCAACGAGCGGGACGTGAGGGTTTTCGATCCGTTCAGCCTGAGTGCAGACTGTCACTGCTCAACTGACAAGATCCAAACGATGCTCGGTCAGTTCAGCGCGGACGATCGAGCTTCCATGGTGGAAGACGGCGCGATCAAGGTGACATGCGAGTTCTGCAACACAGAGTACGTCCTCGACCCGGACACGCTACAGGAGCGTGGCACGGCGCACTGA
- a CDS encoding efflux RND transporter periplasmic adaptor subunit, whose amino-acid sequence MRALGRIARLLAQAILPAVVLIVAWSWTEGLVNGGAGGPPERREAVETVYAVTARDVEIGTNRATLRAFGEVVALESAELRIASPGRVVEVREDLAAGVVVEEGETLVRIDPFAYLGALREARAQLKEAEAAAREAESRIAMGASDLERAEEQRELAERDLSRATTLRSGTITDRAVDERRLIVSQRQQSVDQARYSLEGEEARLEQQRAQIDRLEWTVEEAQRALEDTVLTAPFRGIVLSESAALGRIFAANDVAVALVRADGLEVRFVLSDQRYGRLVAGDALLGATISVAWSIGDEPLVYTATIDRIGAEVASDTGGVDVYARLELPSSAVPRPGAFVEVAVPDRPHPQSARIPATALYGDHVFVIGEDERLVRRPVTVLARDGDEAIVRGTLRQGDEVVTTRLAEAGSGLKVRRVDLADPVPAEREPS is encoded by the coding sequence ATGAGGGCGCTCGGCCGCATCGCGCGCCTGCTGGCGCAGGCGATCCTGCCGGCGGTGGTGCTGATCGTCGCCTGGTCCTGGACCGAGGGACTGGTCAACGGCGGGGCCGGCGGCCCGCCCGAGCGGCGCGAGGCGGTCGAAACCGTCTACGCCGTCACCGCGCGGGACGTCGAGATCGGCACCAACCGTGCCACCTTGCGCGCGTTCGGCGAGGTGGTGGCGCTGGAGAGTGCCGAGCTGCGCATCGCCTCGCCCGGCCGCGTCGTCGAGGTGCGCGAGGATCTCGCCGCCGGCGTCGTCGTCGAGGAGGGCGAGACGCTGGTGCGGATCGACCCGTTCGCCTACCTCGGCGCGCTGCGCGAGGCGCGGGCGCAGCTGAAGGAGGCCGAGGCGGCGGCGCGCGAGGCCGAAAGCCGCATCGCCATGGGCGCCAGCGACCTGGAACGCGCCGAAGAGCAGCGCGAGCTCGCCGAGCGGGACCTTTCGCGCGCCACCACCCTGCGCTCCGGCACCATCACCGACCGCGCGGTCGACGAGCGGCGGCTCATCGTCAGCCAGCGGCAGCAGTCCGTCGACCAGGCGCGCTACAGCCTGGAGGGCGAGGAGGCCCGCCTGGAGCAGCAGCGCGCCCAGATCGACCGTCTGGAATGGACCGTCGAGGAGGCGCAGCGGGCGCTGGAGGACACCGTCCTCACCGCCCCCTTCCGCGGCATCGTCCTCTCCGAATCCGCCGCGCTCGGCCGCATCTTCGCCGCCAACGACGTCGCCGTCGCGCTGGTCCGCGCCGATGGGCTGGAAGTGCGCTTCGTCCTGTCAGATCAACGCTACGGCCGCCTCGTCGCCGGCGATGCGCTGCTGGGCGCCACCATCTCCGTCGCCTGGTCCATCGGCGACGAGCCGCTGGTCTACACCGCCACCATCGACCGCATCGGCGCCGAAGTCGCCAGTGACACCGGCGGCGTCGACGTCTACGCACGGCTGGAGCTGCCGTCCTCGGCGGTGCCGCGACCGGGCGCCTTCGTCGAGGTCGCGGTGCCGGACCGGCCGCATCCGCAGTCGGCCCGCATCCCGGCCACGGCGCTTTACGGTGACCACGTCTTCGTCATCGGCGAGGACGAGAGGCTGGTGCGCCGGCCGGTGACCGTGCTCGCCCGTGACGGCGACGAGGCCATCGTCCGCGGCACGCTGCGCCAGGGGGACGAGGTGGTGACGACGCGCCTCGCGGAGGCGGGCAGCGGCCTGAAGGTGCGCCGGGTGGACCTCGCCGACCCCGTGCCGGCCGAACGCGAGCCGTCGTGA